A single window of Rhodamnia argentea isolate NSW1041297 chromosome 5, ASM2092103v1, whole genome shotgun sequence DNA harbors:
- the LOC115757424 gene encoding disease resistance protein RPV1-like, whose product MATSSKMMNQFGQLMRKLSPLLSPPPLYPSLLNKRTSQFQSQSPPISFPSSPLHSSSLKHSLTARPQLYFPPASIPRWVHDTFISYKQADTRNFVSHLHDALERNKIRVFIDHSLERGLEIAPAINEAIERSRSAVVVISRTFASSPWCLDELDKILECKEKKGQLVFLIFVGVDPREMREQSGPFKQIGQSEKGFRHKVRKWRDALRKAGNLTGWSLGNRLEAEFIQSIVEKISRRLSCSGTDLLAFHPVGLDSRVQALYSLLQLEVEEVRIVGISGASGIGKTALARALYDRIADQFDRSCFLANVKDISSQDGLSKMQKTLFGDILGDGVLEFGDDIHEVMNFMRSKLRNKRVLLVFDDVEGLLVPLSHLIGAINFGLGSRIILIPQHEETLIGLHGEIYKVKALKDDQALELFS is encoded by the exons ATGGCGACTTCCAGTAAGATGATGAACCAATTTGGCCAGCTCATGCGCAAGCTTTCCCCTCTTTTGTCTCCTCCTCCATTGTATCCAAGCCTCCTGAACAAGAGAACCTCGCAATTCCAATCTCAATCCCCTCCCATCTCTTTCCCTTCCTCTCCACTCCACTCCTCTTCTCTCAAGCATAGCCTGACAGCCAGGCCACAACTCTACTTTCCCCCTGCCTCCATCCCTCGCTGGGTTCACGACACGTTCATCAGTTATAAACAGGCCGATACCCGCAACTTCGTGAGCCACCTCCACGACGCTCTCGAGCGGAACAAAATAAGGGTCTTCATAGACCACAGCCTGGAAAGAGGGCTAGAGATCGCGCCAGCAATCAACGAAGCGATTGAGCGGTCGAGGAGTGCCGTTGTGGTGATCTCTCGGACCTTTGCCTCCTCACCGTGGTGCCTGGACGAGCTGGACAAGATCCTTGAgtgcaaggaaaagaaaggccaGCTGGTGTTCCTCATTTTTGTGGGCGTCGACCCCAGAGAGATGCGTGAGCAGTCCGGACCATTCAAGCAGATTGGGCAAAGCGAAAAGGGTTTCAGGCACAAGGTCCGGAAGTGGAGAGACGCTCTTCGAAAAGCTGGCAATCTCACCGGTTGGTCTCTTGGAAACAG ACTTGAAGCCGAATTCATCCAATCCATTGTGGAGAAAATCTCAAGAAGACTTAGCTGCTCAGGCACGGATCTGCTTGCTTTCCATCCGGTTGGGTTAGATTCTCGAGTACAAGCCTTGTACTCCTTACTCCAATTAGAGGTTGAGGAGGTCCGAATTGTGGGAATTTCGGGAGCTAGCGGAATAGGTAAGACGGCACTTGCAAGAGCTTTGTATGACCGCATTGCAGATCAATTTGATCGGAGTTGCTTTCTCGCAAATGTTAAGGACATATCGAGCCAAGATGGCCTCTCCAAAATGCAGAAGACCCTTTTTGGTGACATTCTCGGTGATGGAGTTTTGGAGTTTGGTGATGATATTCATGAAGTAATGAACTTCATGAGAAGTAAGCTTCGTAACAAGAGGGTTTTGCTGGTATTTGATGATGTTGAAGGGTTGTTGGTGCCACTGAGCCACCTGATCGGGGCAATAAACTTTGGCTTGGGAAGTAGAATCATTTTGATCCCTCAACACGAAGAAACCTTAATCGGTCTTCACGGGGAAATCTATAAGGTAAAAGCGCTAAAGGATGATCAAGCTCTCGAGCTTTTCAGTTGA